The DNA sequence AACCCACAAAGCGAACCCGTCACCAGCGTCACTATGGCTGCGCGCGACGACGCGCCGTGCCAGAACACGCCGAAAACGAATACGACGGTGATCGGCGGCGCGATATAGCAGATGGCGGCCGTGATACCCTGAAAAACCGTCGGGTAACGGCCCAGGAAGGGCGACCAGGCCACGGCGACCACCATCCCCGCGAAAGTGACGAGGCGTCCGACCCGGATCAGTTTCCGGTCGCTGGCATCGGGCCGGAATCGTCTGTAGAGGTCGTGCGTGAACAGCGTGGCGACGGAATTCAGCGCGGCGGACACGGTGCTCATGAGCGCGGCGAGCAGGGCCGCTGCCAAGAGACCCTGGAGGCCTGCGGGAAGGAGCGTGCTGATCAGGAACGCATAGACATGTTCGGAACTCTGCGGGGCGCCGGGCACGGCCCCTTTCCTGACCAGAGCCGCGCACATCAAACCGGGCAAGACAAATATGAAGACGGGCA is a window from the Candidatus Hydrogenedentota bacterium genome containing:
- a CDS encoding sodium:solute symporter — translated: PVFIFVLPGLMCAALVRKGAVPGAPQSSEHVYAFLISTLLPAGLQGLLAAALLAALMSTVSAALNSVATLFTHDLYRRFRPDASDRKLIRVGRLVTFAGMVVAVAWSPFLGRYPTVFQGITAAICYIAPPITVVFVFGVFWHGASSRAAIVTLVTGSLCGFTVFLLDWFKEITGWNVPSMMSGFYLAVLCSMVLVPVSLFCPDARSAERDALVWPSLLAAFRGETGRGLSDYRVVAATLFAIMVVLYIVFA